A region from the Agrobacterium vitis genome encodes:
- the virB11 gene encoding P-type DNA transfer ATPase VirB11 → MAVNPQLRFLLNPVLKWLDDPKTEEVAINRPGEAFVRQAGVFTKFSLPLSYDDLEDIAILAGASRKQDVGSRNPLCAAELPGGERIQICLPPTVPSDTVSLTIRRPSIRVSGLGEVSSRYDARQWNKWRMRKTCQDRQDEDILRHYDSGDLESFLRACVVGKLTMLLCGPTGSGKTTMSKTLISAIPPQERLITIEDTLELVIPHENHVRLLYSKNGVGLGAVTAEQLLQASLRMRPDRILLGEMRDDAAWAYLSEVVSGHPGSISTIHGANPVQGFKKLFSLVKSSAQGASLEDRTLIDMLATAIDVIVPFRAYCDVYEVGEIWLAADARRRGETIGDLLNQH, encoded by the coding sequence ATGGCAGTAAATCCGCAATTGCGCTTCCTTCTCAATCCCGTCTTGAAATGGCTCGATGATCCGAAGACTGAAGAAGTGGCGATAAATCGGCCTGGGGAAGCATTTGTACGCCAGGCAGGGGTTTTCACTAAGTTCTCTTTACCCCTCTCTTATGATGATCTCGAAGATATCGCCATTTTAGCGGGCGCATCGCGCAAACAAGATGTCGGCTCGCGCAATCCTCTTTGCGCCGCTGAACTCCCCGGCGGCGAACGAATACAAATTTGTTTGCCGCCAACGGTCCCATCGGACACGGTGAGCTTGACGATTCGACGGCCAAGCATTCGCGTTTCGGGACTGGGCGAAGTCTCGTCTCGTTACGATGCTCGCCAGTGGAACAAGTGGCGGATGCGGAAAACGTGCCAAGATCGACAAGACGAAGATATTCTTCGACACTACGACAGCGGCGATCTGGAATCATTCTTGCGTGCATGCGTCGTCGGTAAGTTGACAATGTTGCTTTGCGGTCCCACTGGAAGTGGCAAGACAACAATGAGCAAGACCTTGATCAGTGCTATTCCGCCGCAAGAAAGGCTGATCACCATTGAAGATACGCTCGAACTCGTCATTCCCCATGAGAATCATGTCAGGCTGCTCTACTCCAAGAATGGGGTCGGACTGGGTGCTGTGACTGCGGAACAACTGCTCCAGGCAAGTCTTCGGATGCGGCCTGATCGAATACTGCTGGGTGAGATGCGTGACGATGCCGCGTGGGCCTACCTGAGTGAAGTCGTCTCAGGACATCCCGGGTCGATTTCAACCATACATGGGGCAAATCCCGTCCAAGGCTTCAAAAAGCTGTTTTCGCTGGTGAAGAGCAGCGCCCAGGGGGCCAGCTTGGAAGATCGCACGCTAATCGACATGCTCGCAACGGCAATTGATGTCATCGTCCCGTTCCGCGCCTACTGCGATGTCTACGAAGTTGGCGAAATATGGCTCGCGGCCGATGCCCGCCGGCGCGGCGAAACGATAGGAGATCTTCTAAACCAGCACTAG
- the virD1 gene encoding T-DNA border endonuclease subunit VirD1: MSQNSTPTSNGVATASYESVKIESFKVVSARLRLAEYESFSSQARLLGLSDSMAIRVAVRRIGGFLEIEAETRQKMEAILHSIGTLSNNISALLSAYAERPEMDLEALRDERIAFGMAFADLDGLLRSILSVSRRRIDGCSMLKDAPQH, from the coding sequence ATGTCGCAAAACAGCACGCCCACCTCGAATGGCGTCGCCACCGCCTCGTATGAAAGTGTGAAGATTGAGAGCTTCAAAGTCGTGAGCGCGCGTTTGCGATTGGCCGAGTACGAGAGTTTTTCCAGCCAGGCACGGTTGCTCGGGCTCTCCGACAGTATGGCCATACGAGTCGCGGTACGCCGCATTGGCGGCTTCCTCGAAATTGAAGCCGAGACCCGTCAGAAAATGGAGGCAATACTTCATTCAATAGGAACGCTTTCAAACAATATCTCGGCGCTGCTTTCCGCCTATGCCGAACGTCCGGAAATGGATTTGGAGGCTCTGCGAGATGAACGCATCGCTTTCGGTATGGCTTTCGCTGATCTCGATGGCTTGCTCCGTTCCATCTTATCCGTATCACGACGACGGATAGATGGGTGCTCAATGCTTAAAGATGCTCCGCAGCATTGA
- the virB10 gene encoding type IV secretion system protein VirB10, giving the protein MNEVNSQPGAAIDASASLVSDPHRRRLSGSQKLVVAGLVLVLSLGLIWLGARPKKKTEPSPPDTMIDANTKPFRPTPIDIPSNPTASQPTTEATSPPDQHQREHNEVRPEETPIFAYSGSDQSDKPTRNADIHSDGEDNRKSSSLPESEASAENDLSIRMNPTVLEPSRAALLPHPDFTVTQGTIIPCILQTAIDTNLAGYVKCVLPGDIRGATGNVVLLDRGTTVVGEIQHGLQQGDARVFVLWNRAETPAHAVVSLFSPGADELGRSGLPGTVDNHFWKRFGGAMLLSVVQGAVQAASHYAGSSDGGTSFNSFQNNGEQAADTALRATINIPPTLKKNQGDTVSIFVARDLDFSDIYQLHITGGLAKSWHRR; this is encoded by the coding sequence ATGAATGAAGTCAACTCTCAACCTGGAGCAGCTATAGATGCATCGGCATCTCTGGTCTCCGATCCTCATCGCCGACGTCTTTCGGGATCGCAGAAGCTTGTTGTTGCCGGTCTGGTTCTCGTACTGTCGTTGGGTCTGATTTGGCTTGGTGCGCGTCCAAAGAAAAAGACCGAGCCCTCTCCCCCAGACACAATGATCGACGCCAACACCAAGCCTTTTCGGCCGACGCCGATTGACATCCCCTCAAACCCTACGGCTTCCCAGCCAACCACTGAGGCAACCTCTCCGCCCGATCAACATCAGCGAGAACACAACGAAGTGCGGCCGGAAGAAACACCAATCTTTGCCTATAGCGGAAGTGATCAGAGTGACAAACCTACGCGGAACGCCGATATTCACAGCGACGGGGAGGATAATAGGAAATCCAGCTCATTACCGGAGTCTGAGGCGTCTGCTGAAAACGATCTTTCAATCCGCATGAACCCCACCGTGTTGGAACCCAGCCGTGCTGCGCTTTTGCCGCACCCCGATTTCACAGTTACGCAAGGGACGATCATTCCCTGCATACTGCAAACAGCCATTGATACAAACCTGGCAGGCTATGTAAAATGTGTGCTGCCCGGGGACATACGCGGAGCAACCGGCAATGTTGTGCTCCTGGATCGCGGCACGACCGTGGTGGGCGAAATCCAGCATGGGCTGCAACAGGGAGATGCCCGTGTTTTTGTTCTCTGGAATCGCGCCGAGACGCCGGCTCACGCCGTCGTTTCTCTTTTTTCTCCGGGTGCTGACGAACTTGGCCGATCCGGACTGCCAGGCACGGTCGACAACCACTTCTGGAAGCGTTTCGGTGGGGCTATGCTCCTGAGCGTCGTCCAGGGCGCCGTGCAAGCGGCAAGTCATTACGCTGGCAGTTCGGATGGCGGGACCAGCTTCAACAGTTTTCAAAATAACGGTGAACAAGCGGCCGACACAGCCCTGAGGGCGACCATAAACATTCCCCCAACCTTGAAGAAGAATCAGGGTGATACCGTCTCCATCTTCGTAGCACGGGACCTGGATTTCTCAGACATCTACCAGCTTCACATAACTGGTGGATTGGCGAAGAGTTGGCATCGGCGTTAA
- a CDS encoding winged helix-turn-helix domain-containing protein: MRHLITECLTVHALKVTAVSDSQQFNRVMSSETVDVVVVDLNLGREDGLEIVRSLATKSDVPIIIISGDRLEEADKVVALELGATDFIAKPFGTREFLARLRVALRVRPNVVRTKDRRLFCFADWTLSLRQRRLMSTQGSEVKLTAGEFNLLVAFLEKPGDVLSREQLLIACRVREEEVYDRSIDVLILRLRRKLERDSTNPKLIKTARGAGYFFDADVNISYGGVIAA, encoded by the coding sequence ATGCGCCATCTTATCACTGAGTGTCTTACGGTCCACGCGTTGAAGGTCACTGCCGTATCAGACAGTCAACAATTCAACCGCGTAATGTCGTCTGAGACGGTCGACGTGGTCGTCGTCGATCTCAATTTAGGGCGTGAAGACGGACTTGAGATCGTCCGCAGTCTGGCCACAAAATCCGATGTTCCGATTATAATCATCAGCGGCGATCGCCTTGAGGAGGCAGACAAAGTTGTTGCGCTCGAACTGGGGGCAACCGATTTTATCGCAAAACCTTTTGGAACACGCGAGTTCCTGGCGCGCCTCCGTGTTGCGTTGCGCGTGCGACCCAATGTGGTGCGAACCAAAGACCGGCGCTTGTTTTGTTTCGCTGACTGGACACTTAGTCTCAGGCAACGCCGTTTGATGTCCACACAGGGTAGCGAGGTGAAACTTACCGCAGGGGAGTTCAATCTTCTCGTCGCTTTCCTTGAAAAGCCAGGTGATGTCCTGTCCCGTGAGCAGCTTCTCATCGCGTGTCGCGTGCGTGAGGAGGAAGTATATGACAGGAGCATTGATGTTCTCATATTGAGGCTGCGCCGGAAACTTGAGCGGGATTCGACAAACCCAAAGTTGATCAAAACAGCGCGGGGTGCCGGCTATTTTTTTGACGCGGATGTGAATATCTCTTACGGCGGGGTAATCGCCGCCTGA
- a CDS encoding type IV secretion system lipoprotein VirB7, with translation MRYCLLFLILGLASCQSHDQLASPKGPIFPLNVGRWQPAQPDLQPGNAGGANEGP, from the coding sequence ATGAGATATTGTCTGCTCTTTCTGATCCTCGGCCTGGCGTCTTGTCAATCACATGACCAGTTGGCGAGCCCCAAGGGGCCCATATTCCCGCTGAACGTCGGGCGATGGCAGCCTGCTCAGCCGGACCTTCAGCCTGGAAACGCGGGAGGAGCAAATGAAGGACCCTGA
- a CDS encoding relaxase/mobilization nuclease domain-containing protein, protein MADPAQVVIRIVPRGGTKTIQQVINQWEYLSRKGKLELRLSARHLDIPLPPDQITRFARSWVLETGNYDESLPDEQRQQDLTTHIIVSFPPGTDPTSAHAASREWAADMFGSGNGGGRYNYLTSFHTDRDHPHLHVVVNRRELFGREWLKISRRHPHLNYDALRVRMAEISLRHGIVLDATSRAERGITERPITYAEYRRIEREQAEQDRFEDFDVESWSPGGTHRELKRSFDSSHGEPLPNMPEGSARNGRLQSASGYDAQPRSSEADGRDHNLKNGSPSVAGDTGRNLEGRSGPRRLAIEPVTRTTSKRDDRQRLHPKRSRRDEEEQSGAKRIRVNNLEAGRAHTGVGEDRDDPDTSPIEPVESTPLRAPGQTNSAADLLPPPADRPRQGEPNSKRPRDDDAEPSVRKRARDGRSQDG, encoded by the coding sequence ATGGCCGATCCAGCTCAGGTTGTCATTCGAATTGTGCCTAGGGGCGGAACTAAAACCATTCAGCAGGTTATTAATCAGTGGGAATATCTCTCCAGGAAGGGCAAGTTGGAGCTCCGGCTCTCAGCCCGGCACCTCGATATTCCGCTACCGCCTGATCAAATTACCAGGTTTGCTCGGAGCTGGGTTCTGGAGACCGGAAATTATGACGAGAGCCTGCCGGACGAGCAAAGGCAACAGGACTTAACCACGCACATTATCGTAAGCTTCCCCCCAGGTACGGATCCTACGTCGGCTCATGCAGCAAGCCGCGAATGGGCGGCCGACATGTTTGGGTCAGGCAATGGTGGCGGCCGCTACAACTATCTTACAAGCTTTCATACAGATCGCGATCATCCGCATCTGCATGTCGTGGTCAACCGACGGGAGCTTTTTGGGCGGGAATGGCTGAAAATATCCCGACGCCACCCCCACCTCAATTACGACGCATTGCGTGTCAGGATGGCAGAGATATCGCTTCGCCACGGCATTGTTCTTGACGCAACCTCGCGAGCAGAACGTGGCATTACCGAGCGGCCAATCACGTATGCAGAATATCGCCGTATCGAGCGCGAACAGGCCGAACAAGATCGTTTCGAGGATTTTGATGTCGAATCGTGGTCGCCGGGAGGAACTCACCGGGAACTGAAACGATCTTTCGATTCTTCGCACGGTGAGCCACTCCCAAATATGCCAGAAGGCTCGGCACGAAACGGGCGTCTGCAGTCGGCGTCTGGCTACGATGCTCAACCGCGCAGCTCTGAAGCCGATGGGCGCGATCACAATTTGAAGAACGGCTCTCCCAGTGTCGCCGGAGACACCGGGCGGAACCTTGAGGGGCGTTCTGGTCCTCGCCGCCTGGCAATAGAACCCGTCACGCGCACAACAAGCAAACGTGACGATCGGCAACGGCTTCATCCAAAACGGTCTCGCCGTGACGAGGAAGAGCAGAGCGGCGCAAAGCGCATTAGGGTGAACAATCTTGAGGCGGGGAGGGCCCACACCGGCGTAGGGGAGGACCGGGACGATCCGGATACATCGCCGATAGAGCCTGTTGAATCAACTCCTCTGCGGGCCCCTGGACAGACCAACAGCGCAGCAGACCTGTTGCCGCCTCCAGCCGATCGGCCGCGGCAGGGAGAACCAAATTCTAAGCGTCCACGCGATGATGACGCCGAACCGAGCGTTCGCAAGCGTGCAAGAGATGGGCGCAGCCAGGATGGATGA
- the virB5 gene encoding pilin minor subunit VirB5: protein MKTTKLAINALFICLLLSGTARAQFVVSDPPTEAETLTTAINTAANLEQLITMVTMLTSSFGVTGLLSALDQKNQYPSPNQLDREMFSPQMPASTTARAITLDADRAVVGNDAEGSLLREQIAGAANAAGVAADNLDAMDKRLTANSETATQLSRSRNIMQATVTNGLLLKQIHDAIIQNIQATSLLTMTTAQAGLHEAEEAVAQRKEHQATALMFGAASLH, encoded by the coding sequence ATGAAAACCACGAAGCTTGCAATAAACGCACTATTCATATGCCTGCTTCTGTCGGGGACCGCCAGAGCACAGTTTGTTGTCAGTGATCCTCCGACGGAGGCCGAAACGCTGACAACGGCCATCAATACCGCGGCGAACCTCGAACAGTTGATCACGATGGTGACAATGTTGACATCGTCGTTTGGCGTCACCGGCCTGTTGTCCGCGCTCGATCAGAAGAACCAATATCCTTCTCCCAATCAACTCGACAGGGAAATGTTTTCGCCCCAGATGCCCGCTTCGACAACGGCGCGTGCGATCACCTTGGATGCCGACCGGGCAGTCGTGGGTAACGACGCTGAAGGAAGTCTCCTGCGCGAACAGATTGCGGGCGCTGCAAATGCTGCCGGTGTCGCTGCTGATAATTTGGATGCAATGGACAAGCGCCTTACGGCAAATTCTGAGACAGCGACCCAGCTCTCCCGTTCACGCAACATTATGCAGGCAACTGTCACCAACGGGTTGCTTCTCAAACAGATCCACGATGCAATTATCCAAAACATTCAGGCAACCAGCCTGTTGACGATGACCACAGCACAGGCGGGCCTGCACGAAGCTGAAGAGGCGGTGGCCCAACGAAAGGAACACCAGGCAACTGCGCTCATGTTTGGCGCGGCTTCGCTTCATTGA
- the virB9 gene encoding P-type conjugative transfer protein VirB9: MTKLLFLALACVLFVTSGAKAEDTPAVGTQDPRMRYLAYNPDQVVHLSTAVGATVVVTFGANETVTAVAVSNSKDLAALPRGNYLFFKASKVLQPQPVIVLTASDAGMRRYVFSLTTKTMSRLDKETPDLYYSVQFTYPADAAAARRKETEQRELAGRLRAQTQYQHRAQDLLDQPTATGVPGAKNWNYVAQGNRSLGPLEVFDNGSTTTFRFPGNVRVPSIYVVNPDGKEATANYSVKGDYVEVASVAREWRLRDGHTVLCIWNKAYDAIGRKTGTGTVRPDVMRVLKGARR, encoded by the coding sequence ATGACCAAGCTTCTGTTTTTGGCACTGGCCTGTGTGCTTTTTGTTACGAGCGGGGCGAAGGCGGAAGACACGCCAGCGGTCGGCACCCAAGATCCACGAATGCGCTATCTCGCCTACAACCCTGATCAGGTTGTGCACCTTTCAACCGCTGTTGGGGCCACCGTGGTCGTAACATTCGGTGCCAACGAGACCGTGACAGCCGTCGCCGTTTCCAACAGCAAGGACCTCGCGGCTCTGCCCCGCGGCAATTATCTGTTCTTCAAGGCAAGCAAGGTCCTCCAGCCACAGCCCGTCATAGTGCTGACTGCAAGCGACGCAGGAATGCGGCGCTATGTTTTCAGCCTCACGACAAAGACGATGTCTCGTCTCGATAAAGAGACGCCCGATCTCTACTACAGCGTGCAATTCACTTATCCCGCCGATGCTGCCGCTGCTCGCCGAAAAGAGACAGAACAGAGAGAGCTGGCGGGCAGGCTAAGAGCGCAAACACAATACCAGCATCGAGCACAGGACTTGTTGGATCAGCCGACAGCAACCGGCGTCCCGGGTGCAAAAAATTGGAACTATGTTGCCCAAGGAAACCGTTCGCTGGGGCCGCTCGAGGTCTTCGACAACGGATCTACCACGACATTCCGCTTTCCCGGAAACGTGCGTGTACCTTCGATCTACGTCGTCAATCCAGATGGGAAGGAAGCCACTGCCAACTACTCAGTTAAAGGAGACTACGTGGAGGTCGCCTCGGTCGCCCGGGAGTGGCGTCTGCGGGACGGTCATACCGTGCTGTGCATCTGGAATAAAGCATATGACGCCATCGGACGAAAGACTGGGACTGGTACGGTCAGACCCGATGTAATGCGCGTGCTGAAGGGGGCGAGGCGATGA
- a CDS encoding type IV secretion system protein: MNFSIPAPFTAIHTIFDLAFTVGLDTLLGDIQRAVSAPLVACVTLWIIVQGILVMRGEMEARSGITRVIMVSIVGALVVGQADYHDYIASVFEDTIPNFIRRFSVSGLPLETIPAQLDTMFSLTQVAFQKIASEIGPMNDQDILAFQGAQWIFYGTLWTAFGIYDAVGILTKVLLAIGPLFLVGYLFDRTRDMAAKWIGQLVTYGILLFLLNIVATIVILTEATALAVMLGVVTSAGTTAAKIIGLYEIDMFFLTGDALIVALPAIAGNIGGSYWSGATQAAGSLNRHFARVVRR, from the coding sequence ATGAATTTTAGCATTCCAGCGCCTTTCACGGCGATACACACGATTTTCGATCTCGCCTTTACAGTCGGACTGGACACTTTGCTTGGGGATATTCAACGGGCAGTGAGCGCACCTCTCGTGGCTTGCGTGACACTGTGGATCATAGTCCAGGGCATCCTTGTAATGCGTGGAGAGATGGAGGCACGCAGCGGCATTACTCGGGTTATCATGGTATCGATCGTCGGTGCCCTTGTCGTTGGGCAAGCAGACTATCATGATTACATCGCCTCGGTTTTCGAGGATACGATTCCAAACTTCATTCGGCGGTTCAGTGTCAGTGGTCTTCCTTTGGAGACCATCCCCGCCCAACTCGACACGATGTTCTCGCTAACACAGGTAGCCTTCCAGAAGATTGCTTCTGAGATCGGGCCGATGAACGACCAAGATATCCTCGCCTTTCAAGGCGCACAATGGATCTTCTACGGAACGCTTTGGACGGCGTTTGGAATTTACGATGCAGTCGGAATTCTCACCAAGGTGCTGCTGGCGATCGGCCCATTGTTCCTGGTGGGCTATCTCTTCGATCGCACCAGAGATATGGCAGCGAAATGGATCGGCCAACTTGTCACCTACGGGATACTTCTTTTTCTACTGAACATAGTGGCGACTATTGTGATTCTGACGGAAGCGACCGCGCTCGCAGTAATGTTGGGAGTGGTCACTTCTGCCGGCACGACCGCCGCCAAGATAATCGGCCTTTACGAGATCGATATGTTCTTCCTGACGGGAGATGCTCTGATCGTCGCACTTCCGGCAATCGCTGGAAATATTGGAGGTAGCTACTGGAGCGGTGCGACGCAAGCTGCAGGTAGCCTAAATCGCCATTTCGCCCGGGTAGTCCGCCGTTAG
- a CDS encoding conjugal transfer ATPase VirC1, which translates to MKLLTFCSFKGGAGKTTALMGLCAAFANSGRRVALLDADENRPLRRWKENAIRSNTWDPLCEVYSAEEMSLLEAGYEEAERQGFDYALADTHGGSSELNNTIIASSDMLLIPTMLTPLDVDEALSTYRYVIELLLSENLTIPTAVLRQRMPVGRLTASQRAMSDMLENLPVVQSPMHERDAFAAMKERGMLHLTLLNTKTDPTMRLIERNLRIAMDELVVLSHLIGDALET; encoded by the coding sequence ATGAAACTACTTACATTTTGCTCATTCAAGGGAGGCGCTGGCAAAACGACTGCGCTTATGGGTCTCTGTGCCGCCTTTGCAAACAGCGGTCGACGAGTGGCTCTATTGGACGCGGACGAGAACCGACCACTCAGGCGATGGAAGGAAAATGCTATACGAAGCAACACTTGGGATCCTCTCTGTGAAGTTTATAGCGCAGAGGAAATGTCGCTTCTCGAAGCGGGATATGAGGAGGCCGAGCGCCAGGGTTTCGACTATGCGCTAGCGGATACACATGGTGGTTCGAGCGAACTCAACAATACGATTATCGCTAGCTCAGACATGCTTTTGATCCCGACTATGTTAACGCCGCTTGATGTTGATGAAGCACTTTCAACTTATCGCTATGTGATCGAGCTCTTGTTGAGCGAGAACCTGACGATTCCAACGGCCGTGTTACGCCAGCGCATGCCGGTCGGCCGCCTCACCGCCTCGCAACGGGCAATGTCAGACATGCTAGAGAACCTCCCCGTCGTTCAGTCGCCCATGCACGAGAGAGATGCATTCGCGGCGATGAAAGAACGGGGCATGTTGCATCTAACGCTGCTGAATACGAAAACCGATCCAACGATGCGCCTCATCGAGCGGAACCTCAGGATCGCAATGGATGAACTCGTCGTCCTTTCACACTTGATCGGCGATGCCTTGGAGACCTGA
- a CDS encoding type IV secretion system protein VirB8, giving the protein MKDPEHALLVEREALADHYKQVQAFQSARAKSARRISRALGAMAIVAVVGNVAQAFAIATMVPLNKLVPVYLWVRPDGTIDSEVSISRLPATQEQAVINASLWEYVRLREGYTADTAQYAYDLVSDFSAPTVRQDYQQFFNYPNPSSPQTIIGKRGKLEVDHIGSNEIMPGVQQIRYKRALLIDGQTPIVTTWTATVRYEKLTNLPSRLRLTNPGGLIVTSYQTSEDTVSNATRSQQ; this is encoded by the coding sequence ATGAAGGACCCTGAACATGCCCTGCTGGTAGAGCGGGAAGCATTGGCGGACCACTATAAGCAAGTACAAGCGTTTCAATCTGCGCGTGCCAAATCAGCTCGGCGAATTTCCAGAGCCTTGGGCGCTATGGCAATTGTCGCGGTCGTGGGAAATGTGGCGCAGGCTTTCGCTATCGCCACGATGGTCCCACTGAACAAACTTGTGCCAGTCTATCTGTGGGTACGCCCTGACGGTACGATTGACAGTGAAGTGTCTATTTCGCGCTTGCCTGCAACGCAGGAGCAAGCAGTTATTAATGCATCTTTGTGGGAGTATGTCCGTCTGCGCGAAGGCTATACGGCGGATACAGCCCAATATGCCTATGATCTGGTCTCGGACTTCAGTGCTCCAACTGTGCGCCAAGATTATCAGCAATTCTTCAACTATCCCAATCCAAGCTCGCCCCAAACCATAATCGGCAAGCGCGGAAAGCTGGAAGTCGACCATATCGGCTCAAATGAGATCATGCCGGGTGTGCAGCAGATCCGTTACAAACGCGCCCTCCTCATAGACGGGCAGACTCCCATAGTAACCACCTGGACCGCAACAGTCCGCTATGAAAAACTGACGAACTTGCCAAGCCGACTGAGGCTGACCAATCCAGGCGGTTTAATTGTCACCTCCTATCAAACCTCGGAAGATACGGTTTCGAACGCGACGCGGAGCCAGCAATGA
- a CDS encoding conjugal transfer protein VirC2, whose protein sequence is MGIRKPVLSVEKARQLAVARTETVRPLLPIAAPNLAVSQFSTDIDLAPRQSRPAATRHDHPDQHPTPTVDALSAPAGSEKVQVFLSARPPAPDVSAVYDNLIRQYSPCKSLQMILRRALSDFEIMLADGSFRAAPKSYPVRDITPEKSILVQTSRMFPVSLLQVARSHFDPVGLETARAFGQKLATAALASFFAGEKTRR, encoded by the coding sequence ATGGGAATTCGCAAACCCGTTTTGTCGGTAGAGAAGGCTAGGCAGCTTGCTGTTGCTCGAACCGAGACAGTACGGCCTCTCCTGCCGATAGCAGCCCCCAACTTGGCCGTTTCGCAGTTTTCCACCGATATCGATCTGGCGCCGCGTCAAAGTCGGCCAGCCGCAACCAGACATGATCATCCCGATCAGCATCCAACGCCTACGGTCGATGCCCTTAGCGCGCCTGCAGGTTCCGAGAAGGTACAAGTGTTTCTTTCGGCCCGTCCGCCTGCGCCAGATGTATCGGCGGTTTATGACAACCTTATCCGTCAATACAGCCCTTGCAAATCGCTGCAAATGATCTTGCGCCGAGCGCTCAGCGATTTCGAGATAATGCTGGCCGATGGATCGTTTCGTGCCGCGCCGAAAAGCTATCCGGTCCGTGATATCACCCCTGAAAAGTCCATCCTTGTTCAGACCTCCCGTATGTTCCCGGTGTCGCTGCTCCAAGTCGCTCGCAGTCATTTTGATCCCGTGGGACTAGAGACCGCGCGGGCCTTCGGACAGAAGCTCGCCACTGCGGCGCTGGCATCCTTCTTTGCTGGCGAAAAGACCCGCCGTTGA